The genomic segment TAATGTTCAGGACATGGCAGGCCGCATTGTAAAGGTTCCCCATGATCCTGCAAGAATTGTCTGTCTTGGACCAGGAACTCTGCGCCTGATAGTTTATCTTAACGCATGGGACAGGGTTGCAGGTGTGGAAGATGTGGAAAAAATGAACACTGCCGGCCGTCCTTACCTGCTTGCCCGTAAAGAGCTTGGAAAACTGCCCCGAATTGGTCCAGGAGGACCTGGTTCTATTAATAAAAAACCTGATATGGAGGCTGTTTTAAGTGCTGGTCCCCAGGTAATTTTTGTTACATATATGGATAAATCCCTGGCTCAAGAGGTACAGAAAACTTTGGGAATACCAGTAATAGTATTAAGCTACGGTGATTTTGCAACATTGGACAAAGCTGTTTATGATTCTCTGATAATTGCAGGAAAAATCTTAAACCTGGATAAAAGGGCTGAAGATATAATCTCATATATTGAATCCATACGCCAGGATTTGCAGAAACGCAGCAAGGATATTCCTGAAAAAGAAAAACCAGGGGTCTATGTAGGCGGTATAGGACACAGGGGTGCCCATGGAATTGAAAGCACGGAAGCCAGCTATATTCCCCTGAACTGGAACAATGCTGTAAATATGGCTGAAAAGGCAGATTCCAGGATTGGAAGCCATGTGTTTGCAGATAAGGAAACACTGCTCAAACTTAATCCTGATATTATTTTTATTGACGGAGGGGGTCTGACTCTTGTGCTTGATGATTTCCTTAAAAAACCCCAGTTTTATAGAGCATTGAAAGCATTTCAAAACAGGAGGATATACACTCTCCTGCCTTTTAATTCTTACACAACCAATATAGGAACTGCACTGGCTGATGCCTATGCTATTGGTAAAATTCTTTATCCTGAAAGATTTACAGACATTGACCTGGAGAAAAAAACTGATGAAATCTATACATTTCTCTTGGGAAAACCTGTTTATGGGGATATGAAAAAACAATACAGGACAATAGGAGATATTGCACCCTTTTTAAAATAGATAAATATATTTTTTAAACCGGAACAATTACCGTATGACCTTTGATATTGCCAAGCAGCACCTCAATTCCATAAACATCTCTCACCATTTCAGGGGTAAGGTCTTTTTTTTCCACAAGGCCGTAAACTGTATTATCTTTAATCATTAGAAATAAATCTGCAAAACGAACAGCAAGGTTAAGATCATGAATGGAAACCACGGCTGATAAATCCTGCTGCCTGATAACCCGTGAAATTATATTCATGACCTCAAACTGGTTTTTCAGATCCAGACTGCTGGTAGGTTCATCTAAAAGCAGTATCTCGGGTTCCTGGGCCAGGGCACGGGCAATAATCACCTTTTGCATTTCACCGCCGCTTAAAGTGTTGACAGGTCTAAGGCTGAATTTTTCAAGATTCATCTGCCTGAGAATATTCTCAACAATCCTTAAATCTTTTTGGGATGCTGCCCATCGGATATGGGGCTTTCGTCCCAAAAGAACTGCATCAAAAACTGTCAGGGATTCATTGCCGTATTTCTGGGGAACATAAGCCATATGCCTTGCAATTTCAGCTCCATTGAGCATAAGCATATCCCGGGAACCAAGAAAGACACTTCCGGTTTTGGGATGAAGAATTTTATTCAGGCACTTGAGGAGAGTGGATTTTCCTGCTCCATTAACTCCAAGCACTCCAAGTAATTGTCTAGGCCCCAGCTTAAACCTTATATCCTTGAGTATGGCAAGGCTGTTGTATGAAAACTCAATATCTTTGACCAGAAGAGTCATTTGCGGTATCCCTTTATAAGCAGAAACAAAAACAAAGGTGCCCCCATAAAAGAAGTCAGAACACCTACTGGAAGTGCCCCTGAACCAATTAAGACCCTGCCGGCCGTATCTGCCATTAGCAGGAGAAATGCACCTATAATAGATGTAAATGGAAGAAGAAGGCGGTGATCTCCGCCTGTAAGCCGTCTGGCAATATGAGGAGCAATCAGCCCTAGAAAAGCAATTACTCCGTGAAATGCTGTAATCATAGCTGCAACAAAAGCTGATAAAAACATACCCCAAAGCCTGATTTTTTCTGTTTCAACCCCGAGTCCTTTAGCTGTTTCATCACCTGATGCAAGAGCATTCAGGTTCCAGCGGTTAAATATCAGCCACACAGTAGCAATAGATGCTGCAAGAAATGTCAGCCCGATCTCCTTCCAGCTTGAACGGGTTACATCGCCAAAGGTCCAGAATACAACTGAAGCAAGCTCGGTTTCAGTGGCAAAAAATTGAATCAGGATTGTACCGGAACTAAACAAGGAAGAAAGGGCAACCCCTGCCAGAATAACAGATTCAGGCGACATTTTGCGGATTCTTGCCAGCATAAGAATAATTGCTGTGGCAATCATTGCCCCTGCAAATGCAAAAAAAGTAACAGAACACAGGTGAAAAGCTGCCATGCTCCCGGTTCCTGATAATACAATGGCAAAAGCTGCGCCAAAAGCCGCTCCCTGGCTTATACCCAGCGTAAAAGGCGATCCCAGAGGATTTTTAAGCAGGGTCTGTATGGCAAGACCTGAAATACCAAGTCCCCAGCCGCTGACAAGGGCAGCAATAATTCTGGGCATCCTGATATTCCAGATCACAATATCAGCAGTTCCCTGAGCTTTGCCCATAAGAGAATGAAATACATGGGCAAGAGAAAGGGTGTATCCTCCCTGCGTGATTGCAAATACTGCAAGCAGGATTATCAGGACAAGCAGCCCTGAAAAGATCATCCACTTTTTTTTAATACGTTTATTATAACTTCCAATAATTCCATCTGCACAGCCAGTATTTGCAATCACCTTTTCCTCCTTTAAATTATTCCAGACAGCCCCTGCATAAAAGTTTTCCGTTTATATTTTCCAGTTTGCTTCCCATTGTAGGCTCACCGCATTTTTCACAGGGTTTAGACGGCTCTATCCTTGCCTTTTCAGGAAAGACAATAGCAGCAGGTTTAATATTAAACAGCTTTTCAGCAGGAATCTCAAGCACACGGCAGCTTTTTTGAAAATGAAGCTCTTGAAAGCGGGCCTGATCAGCTTCACCAGCTTCTCCTTTCATTACCTTTTGCAGCAGTGCCCTGTGTTCTTCATCTACCTCAAATACACCGTCTTTGACTGAAACCCGAACCCCCTGCCCTGTTTTTCGGCTCAAGAGTGTTAAAACCATTTTACCATGATCTTTGTGGATAAAATTACCCTTGCCAAATGTACAGCCTGTCAAAACCTGAACAGCATCAGCGGAACATGCGTCAGTTTCAACAATAGCTACCATTTCCTCATCTTCAGCCCGATTCTCTTTAAGCCATTCCATACCTGCCTTGGAAGCCCTGTATCCAATTGAAAGGCCGGGGCAGATATGTCCATGAAAATCTGAACATCTTTTAAATTCAGTACTTTCTAAAATTTCCTGTGCATTCATTTTTTTCTCCGTATTTTAAATAACCTGTAAAACAAAAAAGCCACGAAGATATCTATCCTGCAAAAAACAAAAATAGAAAGCCTTCGTGGCTGTTTATTATATTAAGTTGTAATAATGTTAAAAATCACCAGTCTTCATGACTGGAATTAATCTTATATTTATAAAATTATTTTAATAATGTCAATAATCTTTTAGAAAAAACCTTACACCATCCTCTGGATTTCTGCAAACATCTTATCAAGTCTTTTTGGGGATACTTTTACCCGGGTTTTAAGCTCCTGTGCAAACAGAGAAACCTTGTATTCTTCAATAAGCCAGAAAAAATCTTCCACTGCTTTGCGTTTTTCGTCTGTTACATTAGGGGAAAGAGAGTTTATCAATTGATTTAATTGCATAGTGTGGATTTTAACATCCTCTGATTTACCCTGGTCTTTTTCAAAATTTATCAATCCCCGCTCTGCTCTCAAGGTAATGGTTTTTATATACCGCTCTAAATGGAACATACGCTCATTATTATAAAGTTCTGCAAAATGTTCAGGAACCAGGCTTGACAGAGCATCTCTTAATCCTGATAAAAATATGACAGCTCCTTGATTAAACCTGTTTGAATTTTCCAGTTCATAAAGAGTATTGCGGCATTGGTGATATGCTTCCATGACATTGACTGTAAATTTTAATTTCTGTATGCCTTTTTCCAGGATATGGGGTGCTGTTTCCTCTGCATGAGATTTAAATTCTTTTTCTGTACGGATGTTTTTATAAAAATAATATTTAAGAATACTTTCATATAATTGTTTTTCAATCAGTTTAGGTCCTCCAAAATAACCGGCTGTTTTTATCATATTGCCA from the Desulfonema limicola genome contains:
- a CDS encoding iron ABC transporter substrate-binding protein, which encodes MKIKYLLWGLFIFLCQTTPGLCLEMINVQDMAGRIVKVPHDPARIVCLGPGTLRLIVYLNAWDRVAGVEDVEKMNTAGRPYLLARKELGKLPRIGPGGPGSINKKPDMEAVLSAGPQVIFVTYMDKSLAQEVQKTLGIPVIVLSYGDFATLDKAVYDSLIIAGKILNLDKRAEDIISYIESIRQDLQKRSKDIPEKEKPGVYVGGIGHRGAHGIESTEASYIPLNWNNAVNMAEKADSRIGSHVFADKETLLKLNPDIIFIDGGGLTLVLDDFLKKPQFYRALKAFQNRRIYTLLPFNSYTTNIGTALADAYAIGKILYPERFTDIDLEKKTDEIYTFLLGKPVYGDMKKQYRTIGDIAPFLK
- a CDS encoding ABC transporter ATP-binding protein; the protein is MTLLVKDIEFSYNSLAILKDIRFKLGPRQLLGVLGVNGAGKSTLLKCLNKILHPKTGSVFLGSRDMLMLNGAEIARHMAYVPQKYGNESLTVFDAVLLGRKPHIRWAASQKDLRIVENILRQMNLEKFSLRPVNTLSGGEMQKVIIARALAQEPEILLLDEPTSSLDLKNQFEVMNIISRVIRQQDLSAVVSIHDLNLAVRFADLFLMIKDNTVYGLVEKKDLTPEMVRDVYGIEVLLGNIKGHTVIVPV
- a CDS encoding FecCD family ABC transporter permease, giving the protein MIANTGCADGIIGSYNKRIKKKWMIFSGLLVLIILLAVFAITQGGYTLSLAHVFHSLMGKAQGTADIVIWNIRMPRIIAALVSGWGLGISGLAIQTLLKNPLGSPFTLGISQGAAFGAAFAIVLSGTGSMAAFHLCSVTFFAFAGAMIATAIILMLARIRKMSPESVILAGVALSSLFSSGTILIQFFATETELASVVFWTFGDVTRSSWKEIGLTFLAASIATVWLIFNRWNLNALASGDETAKGLGVETEKIRLWGMFLSAFVAAMITAFHGVIAFLGLIAPHIARRLTGGDHRLLLPFTSIIGAFLLLMADTAGRVLIGSGALPVGVLTSFMGAPLFLFLLIKGYRK
- a CDS encoding FmdE family protein, with the translated sequence MNAQEILESTEFKRCSDFHGHICPGLSIGYRASKAGMEWLKENRAEDEEMVAIVETDACSADAVQVLTGCTFGKGNFIHKDHGKMVLTLLSRKTGQGVRVSVKDGVFEVDEEHRALLQKVMKGEAGEADQARFQELHFQKSCRVLEIPAEKLFNIKPAAIVFPEKARIEPSKPCEKCGEPTMGSKLENINGKLLCRGCLE